A genomic segment from Anas platyrhynchos isolate ZD024472 breed Pekin duck chromosome 5, IASCAAS_PekinDuck_T2T, whole genome shotgun sequence encodes:
- the LOC140002607 gene encoding death-inducer obliterator 1-like: FVGQISASEDELPPKKIKLMASAKKAVSKSKPEVQRKYESSAPSAAAEPAKEAASENTEETKVAPAAEAVSQSSLERTSIPTTQGHDNTDTSSEEPSTFPASCTGAVVTTVTVSGREPRTPMSGSSGTTTTALRSGTASGEVLTGETKQEMSKPVMTVPKSIVTKPSSSADPRYLAVHQSPNIRCVYLIVS; this comes from the coding sequence tttgtaggtcagatttcagcatctgaagatgaattaccaccgaagaagataaaattaatggcttctgctaaaaaagcagtgtcaaaatctaaaccagaagttcagcgaaaatatgaaagttctgcaccatcagcagcagcggagcctgctaaagaggcagcctctgaaaacacagaggaaaccaaagttgcacctgcagcagaagcagtttcccagtcaaGCTTAGAAAGAACTTCCATTCCTACAACCCAAGGCCATGACAACACAGATacttcatctgaagaaccttcgacttttcctgcctcttgcactggtgcagttgtcacaactgtaacagtttctggccgagagcctagaacaccaatgagcggctcctctggtactacgaccacagccctgcgttctggtactgcatctggtgaagttttaacaggggagacaaagcaggaaatgtcaaaaccagttatgactGTCCCCAAATCAATAGTAACAAAGCCATCGTCCTCAGCAGATCCAAGATacttagctgttcatcagtcacccaatatcaggtgtgtatatttaatagtaagctaa